A portion of the Phaeodactylum tricornutum CCAP 1055/1 chromosome 7, whole genome shotgun sequence genome contains these proteins:
- a CDS encoding predicted protein gives MHQRHRHADHDVRTDVEVGTRPLAKGEDPSCGPRTAVRRVVVRRKRKTRHQWRSRDFRRPFAASLVLLLVCLILWTIGWRRRRTVVFERSLVPTDPIHISPDIKVSVVIMNHSRPRMVRESNLVQTLAAHDSIDEILLCHSNPVTAFEYPHDKVRNLNATEANERMGLSLRFHYCSTARNDWVIHVDDDQELSSDAINQLISTFARNPHRVVGKFGRAYHYWKAPQRHGYDTKNVLGPSEVILTKFMIVERKVCESFFQYQHVVQDMVSESRPLWNGEDIFLSLTANHVYNVPLQGPYGNLALPLDVWEASDSFKDDDTGAHDVSGNMDRHRIWNVGLVNWWNAFYRAQCHAAYRGRLWYTAKQRLAAIEDTTLS, from the coding sequence ATGCACCAACGACACCGGCATGCGGATCACGACGTCCGGACCGATGTGGAAGTCGGCACCCGGCCATTGGCCAAGGGCGAGGACCCGAGCTGCGGTCCACGGACGGCCGTTCGGAGAGTCGTAGTCCGACGAAAACGCAAAACGCGACACCAATGGCGTTCTCGGGATTTCCGCAGACCCTTCGCGGCGTCTTTGGTACTATTGTTGGTATGCCTCATTCTCTGGACCATCGgatggcggcgacgacgaacgGTAGTGTTCGAACGCTCGCTGGTACCGACTGATCCGATCCATATTTCGCCGGATATTAAAGTGTCCGTCGTCATTATGAATCACAGTCGACCGCGGATGGTGCGAGAAAGTAATCTGGTACAAACTTTGGCGGCGCACGATTCGATTGACGAAATACTCTTGTGTCACTCGAACCCGGTCACGGCGTTCGAATACCCACACGACAAGGTCAGGAACTTGAACGCCACGGAagcgaacgaacgaatggGTCTCAGTCTGCGCTTTCATTACTGCTCAACGGCTCGCAACGATTGGGTCATTCACGTGGATGACGACCAGGAACTTTCCAGTGACGCCATCAATCAGTTGATATCTACCTTTGCCCGGAATCCCCACCGTGTCGTCGGAAAGTTTGGCCGAGCCTATCACTATTGGAAGGCACCGCAACGACACGGATACGATACCAAGAATGTGCTGGGCCCCAGCGAGGTCATATTGACCAAGTTCATGATCGTGGAAAGAAAGGTGTGCGAATCGTTCTTCCAGTACCAACACGTGGTACAGGATATGGTATCCGAATCACGTCCTTTGTGGAACGGGGAGGATATTTTCTTGTCGCTGACCGCCAATCACGTCTACAACGTTCCACTTCAAGGGCCTTACGGTAATTTGGCATTGCCCTTGGATGTATGGGAGGCCAGCGACTCGTTCAAAGACGATGATACGGGAGCGCATGATGTTTCGGGGAATATGGATCGCCATCGCATATGGAATGTAGGGTTAGTGAACTGGTGGAACGCCTTTTACCGTGCACAGTGCCACGCGGCCTACCGCGGGCGACTGTGGTATACTGCCAAGCAACGTCTAGCCGCGATTGAGGATACCACTCTTTCCTAG
- a CDS encoding predicted protein, translated as MSFSNAKQTKTPIARPQLGTLRIHGPDQNGIVAAFSQLLYGHGCGIVDSEQHTDHSANLFFQRIHFDYSKMLTDRISLGNGVDEVCKRFDMKSALNWGDVRQQVAIMVSKYDHCLWELLLRHRAGELDCDICMILSNHPDLQTVADAFQVPFHVFKVTKDTKEAVEKEELELLATHKVDLVVLARYMQIITDNFCESVSVINIHHSFLPAFIGGKPYHRAHERGVKLIGATAHYATADLDEGPIIEQDITRISHRDEVDDLLRKGRLLEKNVLVHAVKAHIEDRIIVYNNKCVVFDG; from the coding sequence ATGTCATTCAGCAACGCcaagcaaacgaaaacgCCTATTGCGAGACCGCAACTCGGGACGCTTCGGATTCATGGTCCAGATCAGAACGGTATAGTTGCTGCCTTCTCGCAACTTTTGTACGGACACGGTTGTGGCATTGTGGATAGTGAACAGCATACGGACCACTCGGCAAACCTCTTCTTTCAACGTATTCACTTTGACTATTCCAAGATGCTTACGGATCGTATCTCGCTAGGCAATGGTGTTGACGAAGTCTGCAAACGATTCGACATGAAATCAGCCTTGAATTGGGGCGACGTTCGTCAGCAGGTGGCCATTATGGTTAGCAAGTACGATCATTGTCTTTGGGAACTTTTGTTGAGACACCGTGCTGGTGAGTTGGATTGCGATATTTGTATGATCTTGTCGAATCATCCGGATCTCCAGACTGTTGCCGATGCCTTCCAGGTGCCCTTCCACGTGTTCAAGGTCACCAAAGATACCAAGGAAGCGGTCGAGAAAGAAGAGCTCGAGCTTCTTGCTACGCACAAGGTTGATCTAGTTGTTCTAGCACGGTACATGCAAATTATTACTGATAATTTCTGTGAATCTGTTTCGGTGATCAATATCCACCACTCGTTTCTGCCGGCGTTCATCGGAGGAAAGCCATACCATCGAGCTCATGAACGTGGTGTGAAACTAATCGGTGCTACGGCGCATTATGCGACGGCAGATTTAGACGAAGGCCCGATTATTGAACAGGACATCACCCGCATCTCCCACCGTGATGAAGTTGACGATCTGCTACGCAAGGGGCGGTTGCTGGAGAAAAACGTGCTCGTGCATGCGGTGAAAGCACATATTGAAGATCGCATCATCGTTTACAACAACAAGTGCGTGGTATTTGATGGATAA